A region of the Pogoniulus pusillus isolate bPogPus1 chromosome 12, bPogPus1.pri, whole genome shotgun sequence genome:
TAAAGGTCTTATTTTTTGCAGACACATGCAATGAAACTGAATCCCCATGACCAGTCCTTAGAATTATCACCACTCCAAAAACAAAAGGTACTGTAACTAATCATACACCTATCTGTATATTACTTAAACTGGTCTTTAaaagttctatgattcctataGTATCCTTGtgctttgttgttttgctttgagtTTTAAGAAAGCCTGGTAAATTTTCTAGGCCTCCTTTTGCTAATTTCCTGAATATCCACATGGTAAAACTCTAAGAAGCTGACTGAAGTCAGAGAGAATTTATGCAGGCATATAGAACTCCTCATATTCAGTGTAGTTTGAGAAGAGAGTATATAAGACTTCACCAGTGTAAGAAACAAGGTTCTATCAGATACACTTTGCAAGTTAAGCTGCTATTACACAACATCTCTACTGATTTGCTGCTATTAAAACATTTTAATTGACTTTTGGGACACAATGTAAGCAAAGGGTTAATTTACAGCTAATACCTTTGGGAATATTGAAAGGAGCAGTAACACTGGGTTTAATTCTGAAACTAAAATGCTTTTGTGCTACCTGTTTCACTCCTAAAGTGATTCCTAATATTTCAGCAGTTTGATATGGTTCATTAAGATTTGCTTTTAGATGTTTTTTTAGATATTCTGGGAAATCTGTTAAATGTCTGTAAAAATCAAAGCAGAAAGACAGCAGGCTTTCAAACTTCTGATGCAGTGAATGGATTTTCAGAATTCTGCATCAGAAGCTTCTCCAAGAGGAAAGGTGGAGGAAGGTGTAAGAGAACTGTTCACACAGCCCCATGCATTGCATGTGCTGTAGCTTATGGGACATGATTCTGGCTGCACAGTTCTTCCTGAATTCACTTTTGAGTGCTTGGATAGTGAAAAAGGTGTAGTAGTACATTTACAATCAACAGACTCTTACATTCTTCTAATACGTGCACTTGGATGTTAGTTTCTTGTGAAACACTCTACCTTTTAGACTGCCTTTTTAGTCCCCTTGCACAAATAGTTTCTCCTCTTATTCATATGTTTTTGTAAgcttattaatttattttgctGTCATTTGTCTTTaatgctttccttctttctttttaattttctgcTTCTCATGTGGAATAGAAGAACAATAAAAATGTGAAACTGAAAAGAGATGGTAAGGGTGGGCTGAAAACCAAGGATTCATATTTATTGAAGGAGGGCTCAAAATTAGACTCTGCCTCTTTACAAAAGCAGCCTTCACGTTCAGAATCACTGGGACAAGGTTTAGAAAACAGTAGTGCCTTTGTAGGGAAGCCTGAGGCCAAAAAAAACACAGGGAAAGGGACATCTGAGCATGCTCAAAGGGTTAGTAGGTTGAAAAATGGTGTTCAACAAATGACTAGGGAGAAACACAGATTAATGAAAAGGGAAACAGAATATGTGGAAAATCCTGAATTTGTCAGAGAGGCTGCAACTTATAATCCTCCCACTGAAAACCAAATTTTGACTGCGAACCCAAATTCTTCCAGTAAAAAGTCAAAAGTTGTTAATTCTAAGCAATCCCTTAAAATAAATGTACTCCCTTCTGAATCGAGGGATCAGCCCCAGACTGATTCATTAATAGCACAAAAAAACAATCTTGTTAAGAAGCAAGAACAAGAAGCAGTAGAAAGTCGACATGAAAAAGAGGATCTTGTTGAAAAGTCTGATAAATGTGTCGGAGGAGAAGGAAGTGAAGGGCAGAAAGCATTGAAAAAAAAGGATCACGTTTTGAAGCAAATAGCTGTAACTATGTCATCATTTTCCAGTGAGGAAAGTAGCAATGATCTTGCAAAATACATACTTAAGAGTAGAGTAAAAGAAGAGGACTACTATGAAGGCAGAGAGGTGCACAAGGCAATGAAAACAGTAGAAAAAGTGAAAGATCTGGACTTAGAGAAAGAAGACAGTGAGATTGAGGAGATTCCAGCTGCAAACACTGAGAAAGAATTtgtagaaaaggctgatgtAAAGAGCTTGAATGAGGAAGAAACAAATTCTGAAGCTAAATATGACAACGATGGGCACTTAGAAATTAAGAATGAGGAGGAATCTAATCAAGAGCAGGAGAGTGAAAGCAGTGAaaagagtgaaaaagaaaaatcaggtGAAACAGTTGACAGTGAACATGAACtaggggaggaagaagaaaagactggggtTACCAGTGATAGAGATGAAGTTTCAGTGGAAAGagatgaagaggaagagggaaaagataGTGAGGAAGATAATGAAAGAGAGGAatcacaggctgaaagagagagTGAGAATGAGGatgcagaagagactgagaagATTAATCAGGAAGATGGCAAAGAGCAAGGAGATGAGGAAAGCAGGTtgatggaggaagaaaaagagaatatggaggaagaggaagagtaTGCCAAAGAGGAAgacactgaaaaagaaaaagaggaccAAGTTAAAAGTGAAGGAAGAGATGAGAGTGAGGAAGGTGAAGATAGAGTGggtgaggaagaaaaagaggaggaagaagaaaaagagagggaggcagaggaggaaggagaagatgaAAATGAAGAAAGCAAAGTAAGGGACAATAAAAAAGATAAAGAGGATGAGTTTGAAGAATCATtggcagggaaggaagaagaggtaTCTGAAGAAGAACAGGGAGAGCAAGATGCATGTGGGAAGACTAAGGAAGTGGGGAAGAATGAAgcggaaaaagaaggaaaggaggatgctgaagtggaagaggaaggagaagatgaGGAAAGTGAAGAgtcagaggcagaagcagaagagggagtaaaagatgaaagaaaggaagaggaggactggggaaaagaaaacaaagtggaACAAGatgggaaagagggagaaagggtTGAAGAACATGAGGAagtggggaaggaaggagaagagggttTTGAAAAGgatgaagagggagaagaagatggaggagaagaagaggaagagggaggagaagaagtggaagagggagaagaaaaaggggaagaagaggaaCATGAAGGGGAAGAGgtagagggagaagaagaagaggaggaagggcatgtgagagaagaagaggaaggggatgtgggagaagaagaaggggatgtgagagaagaggaggaggaaggggatgtgggagaagaggaggaggaaggggatgtgggagaagaggaggaggaaggggatgtgggagaagaggaggaggaaggggatgtgggagaagaggaggaggaaggggatgtgggagaagaggaggaggaaggggatgtgggagaagaagagaaggaaggggatgtgggagaagaagaggaggaaggggatgtgggagaagaagaggaggaaggggatgtgggagaagaagaggaggaaggggatgtgggagaagaagaggaagaaggggatgtgggagaagaagaggaagaaggggatgtgggagaagaggaagaaggagatgtgggagaagaggaggaagggggtgtgggagaagaggaggaggaaggggatgtgggagaagaggaggaaggggatgtagtagaagaagaggaagaggcggaagaaggagaggaagaagaggaacaaggaggggagaaggaagaagaagaagaggaggaggaagaaggaggagagggaaaggaagaaggaggagaggaagaggaggaagaaggaagggaggatgaggctgggggagaggagaaagaagaggatgagacagaagaggaagaagaaaaggcaaaagataaaagaaaaaggtaTAATAATAAGcttcaagaaaagaaaagcaaaagcaggaagCCGGAGAAGCCAGGGAGTCCTGCTTTCCCAAACAGTTCTAAACAAAAACTGCAGTCCAAACAGCATGTAGCAAATGGCTTACATAATTCAGAGCAATTTTGGAACAATGTGCTGCCTCATTATTTAACACTGAAGTAGCATAGACTACTGGAGATGCATTTGAAGCCTATTCAGGAAACTTTGGAACTATGACAAATTGATTTTTATTACATAAAAAACTTCACATAGTCAAAGTGTGCTATGATGCATATACTTAAAGTGCCAATTGCTTGAAGAAGAgtgaagaaaatcctggaatcactaaggctggagaagacctttaagacctttataggttggactggatgatcttggtctcttccaacctgcttgattctatgatcgttGAGTTGAACTGtaacccagctaccatgaccactaaaccatatacTGAAGCACCACGTCtgcagcttcttgaacacctccagggatggagactccacgtcctccctgggcagcctgttccaaagcctcaGCAGTCTCTCAGTAAAGAATCTTTTCCTAATGACCattttaaacctcccctggcacaacttaaacccatttcctctcatcctattgctagttgcttggaagaagaaaccaacaccagactcattacaacctcctttcaggtagttgtagagagcaataagatctccctgtagccttctcttctccagactaaacaaccccaactccctcagccactccttgcacaacatgccctccaaacccttcaccagcctcacttctcttctctggacacactccacaaGCTCTATGTCTTTCCTATACTATTTTTCTTAGATTTGGGAAGCTTTTATAAGAGGAATAATATCAATTATATGATCGATACAGTCATTTACACAATCATCTTTATCACATATGACATATTTTTAAACCACTGAGGAGGCAAAACACATCTCCCTCAATCAAGTTCTATTGTCATGCTGACAACAGGAACTATACATGGTAAGAGTGTAACCTTCTTTGCCTTTGAGTCAAGTTCCTTAAGGTAATATATCCACTTGAGTTGCAGGGCAACTTGTTAATGTGCCTTATGTGATGGGACTGTCAATACATTATCAATGAGACATATTTATAAACCTGGGTATCAGTTCATATTCACTCCTCCTGCTTTTGCTCTGTTCACACACTGCTCAAATGTTGGAATACTCAATGTAAAGAAAGGACAAGCTGCCAAATTCAAGTGGGATCAATAGATGGATGTGTAGACCTGGGTAAATGTTGGCCTGGGCTTTTTCAGAGGCCTTATGGTTTACTTCTTATTTTGGTGACAGCACACAGTTATGTGCAACATGACAAACACAAGACTAATTATCTGCCCTAGATTACATCAGACACAGAGGTAATTTTTTACTATGACATTTGGTGGTTAGATAGAATTAAAAGTTTGAAAATAGACACCTGTAAACCATTCTTTACTTGTTTATACTGTACAATACGCAGAAGATTCCATGCCTGCCTACAGAAGACTACATCAGTCATCTAACTCTAAggttcttgtgatggtttgggtgttacctgcccccacacacactttggaaatcacccagacaagactcagctggctctggaagaaAATGGATTAATTAGAGAGACGAAGGGTGATGTTAGAGAGAAAATTCAGCCCACAGCTCAGGCTAAGAGCGATTCCCTTATCTATgattggattcttgttcttatacatctcagcaaacctatgagtgaagtagacatcacccttgtttccctttcacagcctgtgatgcagttcttctcaccaaaacattctagctagcttcaaactagcacagttctcAAGAAGAAGAATATGTGCACTTTGTTGCAGTGTGAAATGTGTATATGTTTTCAGGACATTGGACATTTCCTCATTGGAGGAGATTGATGTTTTATCCTCCTAAAAATCACCAAAAGGAGGGCAGTGTAACAAACCAAGAAGCCAGATGGAAGAGTAGAGAAAGTGGCACAAAAGTCTGAATTCTTTTTGGAAAAGATGAAGGATGTTATTATTTCTGGAGTTTCCTTAAAATACACTGGGCACTGTTGAAAAGAGAccatcaccttcatcttgacactcacccctcagatatttatagacattgatcagatcccctctcagccttcttttctccagactgaactgcccaggtccctcagtcatTTTTTATAGGACAGATGCTCAAGTGCCCAAGtcttcctcatggctctctgctggaccttccccagcagatccctgttcttTTGAACTGGGcaacccaaaactggacagagcATTCCAGGTGTAGtttcaccaaggcagagcagagagggaggagaacttcccttgacctgctggacgtgcttttcttaatgcatcccaggatgccgttggcccccttggccacaagggcatttGTTGTTCCTCTCTTACTATGTGGTCTGAGAAAGTTTTGTAAACAGATCTCAGCATTGACATTGTCTGGAAAAAAACATTTATTTAAATCCTATTTGAAAATGAGgcgaggagaagaaaggaatcaaAATGAGTGAATATCAGTCAACAAAAGTGTTAATGGAGTCGGTACTCAGGTTGAGGTAATGAAATGTTGTTTTGTAAGATGCTGGCATTAAACTCTCTTTGACTCAATGTCTCCAGAATTTATTTTCTAAGAAGGCTGGGATAGATGAATAGTTTTCCAGTAGATTCTAGTCCAGTTCTGTCCTTCCTACCTTAGTCCCCCCTCCTATATTTGACATTTGAAGGTAAGTCACATGCCGTGTCTGAATCAGTTACTACCCTCACTGCATTTTGTCACTGTGAAGTTTGTTTCAAGCTTTGGAAATTCCTGGAATACATTGTCTTGGCATCAGCATGTGTAAAAACCTTTGGAAGACAGGAAGTATCTTCCAATTCCAGTGGAATGGGTTATATTTTAGCATTTCCTTTCTGAAGACAAACAGCTCTCTCTAACAATGTAGTCCTCAGGTATTTTGCAGCAGTGCAGTATCATCACTGAACTGCTGTGAAAAGACTTAGGTTTGAAACTAAGTGGAACTAAGCTTTgttattttatcttttttagAGAAGATTAAGGTGTTGCTGTGTTTAAACTTAATGTTGAAGAGTGTTTCTATAAGCTTAAAACTGTATCTGTGGGATATGACATCTACTTATTCATGATTCTAAAATTCAGCTTTGGAAGAAAACCACTGCGAAAAAGAATACTTCAGGGAGTGAGGGGGGGAAGTGAGAGCACTTTGAAGCAATTCCAcatataaatcacagaatcatagaatggtttaggttggaaaggacctcaaagatcatccagttccaaccccccaccataggcagggacacctcacactagaacaggtcgctcaaggcctcatccaacttagcctttgaacatctccagggagggagcatctacagtctccctgggcaacctgtgccattgtttcaccaccctcactgtaagaacatcttcctaacatctagtttaaatctcccctctgccagtttaaatccattattcctcatcctgtcactacaagaccttgtaattagtccctccccagccctcccgtaggcccccttcagatactggaaggccactacaaggtctcctcaaatccttctcttctttagactgaagacccccaagtctcatagcctgttctcatagcagagctgctccagccctctgatcatcttcgtggcccttctctagactcgctccaacagttagggcttggaagggatttgtagagattgagtccagcccccttggcaaAGCAGGATCCTCTAAGGTaggccacacaggagcacatccaggtgggtttggaaagtcttcaAAGAAGGAAActtcataacctctctgggcagcctcttccagtgctccatcaccctcaccgtAAAAAAGGTGTCTCTCCAcattgagatggaacctcctgtgttctagcttgtacccattgtgaCTAGTCCCATCACTGGACACTGTTGAAAAGAGAccatcaccttcatcttgacactcacccctcagatatttacagacattgatcagatcccctctcagccttctcttctccagactgaactgcccaggtccctcagtcatTTTTTACAGGACAGATGCCCAGtcttcctcatggctctctactgGACCTTccctagcagatccctgttcttTTGAACTGGGcaacccaaaactggacagagcATTCCAGGTGTagtttcaccagggcagagcagagagggaggagaacttcccttgacctgctggacgtGCTTTTcgtaatgcatcccaggatgccgttggcccccttggccacaagggcatttGTTGTTCCTCTCTTACTATGTGCTGATAGCATGAAACTTCCAAGGAGAATAAAGGAAACCAAATTATGGACATCTCCTGCCCTTTGTTTTGTCTGGATGA
Encoded here:
- the RPGR gene encoding X-linked retinitis pigmentosa GTPase regulator isoform X1; this encodes MAVAVAGPVFTSGSPPPPCMGRGGGRPPPAAMAERAGEDELPVPESGAVFTFGKSKFAEDVPSKFWFKNDKPVLISCGDEHTAIVTGNGKLYMFGSNNWGQLGLGSKTTVSKPTCIKALKPEKTKLAVCGRNHTLVYTEKGNVYAAGGNSEGQLGLGDTEERTTFHLISFFTNQHKIKQLAAGSYTSAAVTEDGQLFVWGDNSEGQLGLADEACVCVPCQVDVGKPVSSISCGYYHSALITGDGELYTFGEPENGKLGLLPEQLKNNRIPQPVLGIMEKVNKVACGGEHTVVLTETDVYTFGLGQHGQLGHGTFIFETPVPKSVKHLRRHKICNITCGENHTAVVAENGLMFTFGDGRHGKLGLGEENFTNQFDPTLCYNFLRFTVLLVACGGCHMLVFAAPRPKGSEEVILDDLYERHLTATLSKTSGELLLANTLQLTSARLRRREREKSPEQFTRMVQTLPPLGGRFLKSSLPVTSNTSPFTFSATSLSKAEAMKDRDHEKERNRHKDKPGRGSAEEDSDNENKNRHLGDTSDILNMTHAMKLNPHDQSLELSPLQKQKKNNKNVKLKRDGKGGLKTKDSYLLKEGSKLDSASLQKQPSRSESLGQGLENSSAFVGKPEAKKNTGKGTSEHAQRVSRLKNGVQQMTREKHRLMKRETEYVENPEFVREAATYNPPTENQILTANPNSSSKKSKVVNSKQSLKINVLPSESRDQPQTDSLIAQKNNLVKKQEQEAVESRHEKEDLVEKSDKCVGGEGSEGQKALKKKDHVLKQIAVTMSSFSSEESSNDLAKYILKSRVKEEDYYEGREVHKAMKTVEKVKDLDLEKEDSEIEEIPAANTEKEFVEKADVKSLNEEETNSEAKYDNDGHLEIKNEEESNQEQESESSEKSEKEKSGETVDSEHELGEEEEKTGVTSDRDEVSVERDEEEEGKDSEEDNEREESQAERESENEDAEETEKINQEDGKEQGDEESRLMEEEKENMEEEEEYAKEEDTEKEKEDQVKSEGRDESEEGEDRVGEEEKEEEEEKEREAEEEGEDENEESKVRDNKKDKEDEFEESLAGKEEEVSEEEQGEQDACGKTKEVGKNEAEKEGKEDAEVEEEGEDEESEESEAEAEEGVKDERKEEEDWGKENKVEQDGKEGERVEEHEEVGKEGEEGFEKDEEGEEDGGEEEEEGGEEVEEGEEKGEEEEHEGEEVEGEEEEEEGHVREEEEGDVGEEEGDVREEEEEGDVGEEEEEGDVGEEEEEGDVGEEEEEGDVGEEEEEGDVGEEEEEGDVGEEEKEGDVGEEEEEGDVGEEEEEGDVGEEEEEGDVGEEEEEGDVGEEEEEGDVGEEEEGDVGEEEEGGVGEEEEEGDVGEEEEGDVVEEEEEAEEGEEEEEQGGEKEEEEEEEEEGGEGKEEGGEEEEEEGREDEAGGEEKEEDETEEEEEKAKDKRKRYNNKLQEKKSKSRKPEKPGSPAFPNSSKQKLQSKQHVANGLHNSEQFWNNVLPHYLTLK